Proteins encoded by one window of Candidatus Sumerlaea chitinivorans:
- a CDS encoding 4-hydroxy-3-methylbut-2-enyl diphosphate reductase, whose protein sequence is MLVEHGSIRGNSSQAKRLSLLDKQQASAHMSPSDNAPLQNSLTGKIDPQTGMYRHGFGLNAEVEHVIENDYRSPVIDYLRQNDFRATVEGLEILLAREFGFCYGVDKAVDYAYQTRRMFPDRRIFLTAEIIHNPGVNQRLREMGIEFLSGRYRSSVTYEDLTPQDIVILPAFGAAVEEIERLRARGCTIVDTTCGSVIHVWKRVEKYARDGFTAVIHGKYRHEETIATSSRVAQFPNGRYVIVRDKDEAQLLCDFITGTCSAEVVRERLGHAASPNFDPARDLVRVGIANQTTMLSSESLEIAEMLRRAMAARYGEAALNEHFRSFDTICSATQDRQDAMHALGELKPQLILVVGGFNSSNTSHLVEIAAEYCPAYHIESVADILSAETLRHKHWAKPEAEVAHGWLPPLPTRIGFTGGASTPDRAIGDVILRVLELYGLTWSPAQK, encoded by the coding sequence ATGCTTGTTGAGCATGGCTCAATCCGCGGGAATAGTTCCCAAGCCAAGCGGTTATCGCTTCTGGACAAACAACAAGCGAGCGCCCACATGAGCCCATCGGATAACGCACCACTCCAGAACTCATTAACCGGTAAAATTGACCCTCAGACCGGGATGTATCGCCATGGCTTTGGCCTGAACGCCGAGGTCGAGCACGTCATTGAAAATGACTATCGTTCACCCGTCATTGATTACCTTCGTCAGAACGACTTTCGCGCTACCGTTGAGGGGTTGGAAATCCTCCTCGCTCGTGAGTTCGGTTTCTGTTACGGTGTGGACAAGGCCGTGGACTACGCCTATCAGACGCGCCGCATGTTTCCGGACCGCCGGATCTTTCTGACCGCTGAAATCATTCACAATCCGGGCGTCAACCAACGGCTGCGCGAGATGGGAATTGAGTTTCTTAGCGGGCGCTACCGCAGCTCCGTCACCTACGAAGACCTCACCCCTCAGGACATCGTGATCCTCCCCGCGTTCGGGGCCGCCGTCGAGGAAATCGAGCGACTGCGCGCGCGCGGATGCACCATCGTGGACACCACCTGCGGCTCCGTCATTCACGTCTGGAAACGAGTGGAAAAATATGCACGCGACGGCTTCACCGCTGTCATTCACGGCAAGTACCGTCACGAGGAGACTATCGCCACAAGCTCGCGCGTCGCCCAGTTCCCTAATGGGCGTTACGTGATCGTTCGCGATAAGGATGAAGCCCAGTTACTCTGCGACTTCATTACTGGCACCTGCAGCGCCGAGGTGGTACGCGAGCGACTTGGCCACGCCGCCAGTCCGAACTTTGACCCCGCCCGCGATCTTGTGCGTGTGGGAATCGCCAACCAGACGACCATGCTCAGCAGCGAATCGCTTGAGATTGCTGAGATGCTGCGCCGCGCGATGGCCGCCCGCTATGGCGAAGCCGCTCTAAACGAACACTTTCGGAGTTTTGATACCATTTGTTCCGCAACCCAAGACCGTCAGGATGCGATGCATGCACTTGGGGAGCTCAAGCCGCAGCTCATTCTTGTGGTAGGAGGCTTTAATAGCTCCAACACGTCCCACCTTGTCGAAATCGCCGCCGAGTATTGCCCAGCGTATCACATTGAGTCGGTGGCGGACATCCTTAGCGCCGAAACCCTTCGGCACAAACATTGGGCAAAACCCGAAGCCGAAGTCGCGCACGGGTGGCTTCCCCCCTTGCCCACACGCATTGGTTTTACCGGCGGCGCAAGCACGCCCGACCGGGCAATCGGCGACGTGATTTTGCGCGTGCTCGAGCTCTATGGCCTCACGTGGTCGCCCGCGCAAAAATAA
- a CDS encoding Oligoendopeptidase F, with the protein MDQFDKLRKEREFQRSFLPEDADLGQWETIAPYFEALLKRSLDSVAELERWLLDQSELLAAIEEEAAVRYIRMTCHTDDLACEAAYLHYVEHVLPEVERARFALNRYYVAAPARSELPPERYFVYDRARRNEVELFREENVALKTEDEKLSQRYQKIYGEMTAEFQGREQTLPQLSRYLEETDRGVRRDAWCAATARQLRDREEIESLFDEMIALRTQIAHNAGFENFLEYQFRNLGRFDYTPADCEALHATIERTVVPLVRAMRERRRQQLGLARLAPWDLAVDPLGRPPLRPFEGVEQLVSGVRAVFAAVDPRFAEEFDILRERGLLDLDSRKGKAPGGYQSTLDEVRLPFIFMNAAGRNRDVFTLLHEGGHAFHALATRTEPLLAYRHAPIEFCEVASMGMEMMACECLSVFYSPEDAQRARTMHLEEVLEILPWIARVDAFQHWLYRNPKHTRQERAAMWLELERRFGDELEWSELPEWRECSWIGKLHFFCVPLYYIEYAIAQIGALQLWERFRGQREQAIEGYRSALRLGGARPLPELFETAGSRFAFDEATVAPLAQQVAVAIREDEK; encoded by the coding sequence TTGGATCAGTTCGACAAGCTGCGTAAAGAGCGCGAATTTCAGCGAAGTTTCTTGCCCGAGGATGCGGATCTGGGGCAATGGGAAACGATAGCTCCGTACTTCGAAGCCCTTCTCAAGCGCTCGCTCGACTCGGTGGCAGAGCTTGAGCGGTGGCTTTTGGATCAGTCTGAGTTGCTGGCGGCAATCGAGGAAGAAGCTGCAGTGCGCTACATCCGTATGACGTGCCATACCGACGATCTGGCATGTGAGGCGGCCTACTTGCACTACGTCGAGCACGTGTTGCCGGAAGTCGAGCGGGCGCGGTTTGCGCTGAACCGTTACTATGTGGCAGCGCCGGCGCGTAGCGAGCTGCCCCCCGAGCGCTACTTTGTGTACGATCGCGCGCGGCGAAACGAGGTGGAGTTGTTTCGCGAAGAAAATGTGGCGCTCAAAACCGAGGACGAAAAGCTTTCGCAGCGGTACCAAAAGATTTATGGGGAAATGACGGCGGAGTTTCAGGGGCGAGAGCAGACGCTGCCGCAGCTAAGCCGTTACTTGGAAGAGACGGATCGGGGGGTGCGGCGCGATGCGTGGTGTGCGGCGACGGCCCGGCAACTTCGGGATCGCGAGGAGATCGAGTCGCTCTTCGACGAGATGATCGCGCTTCGGACGCAGATCGCGCACAATGCGGGCTTTGAGAATTTCTTGGAGTATCAGTTTCGCAATCTGGGGCGATTCGACTACACGCCTGCGGATTGCGAGGCGCTGCATGCTACGATCGAGCGCACGGTGGTGCCGCTGGTGCGGGCAATGCGTGAGCGTCGCCGACAGCAATTGGGGCTGGCGCGGCTGGCTCCGTGGGATCTTGCTGTGGACCCGCTGGGGCGTCCCCCCCTGCGCCCCTTCGAGGGGGTGGAGCAGTTGGTGAGTGGCGTGCGTGCCGTGTTTGCGGCGGTCGACCCACGTTTTGCCGAGGAATTTGATATTCTGCGAGAGCGGGGGCTTCTCGATCTCGACAGCCGCAAGGGGAAAGCCCCCGGCGGGTACCAATCCACACTTGATGAGGTGCGACTGCCCTTCATTTTCATGAATGCGGCCGGGCGAAACCGCGATGTGTTCACCTTGCTTCATGAGGGCGGGCATGCGTTTCATGCGCTCGCCACACGCACAGAGCCCCTGCTGGCCTATCGCCACGCGCCAATCGAGTTCTGCGAAGTGGCTTCCATGGGCATGGAGATGATGGCGTGCGAGTGTTTGAGCGTTTTCTACTCGCCGGAAGATGCCCAGAGGGCACGAACAATGCACTTGGAGGAAGTGCTCGAGATTCTGCCGTGGATTGCCCGCGTGGATGCTTTCCAACATTGGCTTTACCGAAATCCTAAACACACGCGGCAGGAGCGTGCGGCGATGTGGCTCGAGCTCGAGAGACGTTTTGGCGACGAACTCGAATGGAGCGAACTGCCTGAATGGCGCGAGTGTTCGTGGATCGGCAAACTCCACTTCTTTTGCGTGCCGCTCTACTACATCGAATATGCGATTGCCCAGATCGGTGCTCTGCAGCTTTGGGAGCGCTTCCGAGGCCAGCGCGAGCAGGCGATTGAAGGCTACCGGAGTGCTCTGAGGCTCGGCGGGGCGCGGCCTCTGCCTGAGCTATTTGAAACAGCGGGTTCACGCTTCGCTTTTGACGAGGCGACGGTCGCACCGCTCGCGCAGCAAGTTGCGGTCGCCATTCGCGAGGACGAAAAATAA
- a CDS encoding 7,8-didemethyl-8-hydroxy-5-deazariboflavin synthase subunit 1, protein MKVVSYVPTYRVVLTRRCAYACGYCDFTNRPSPTPPSLKTLRAQLGLAQKLGVRQVTLTAGEGIAELPEIVSVCRYYGYASWAEYLKAVLRTILKHPNGRPVIPVLEVGSLPFVELQQMRQYLPAVRFLLHAADDALQYRVAHMHAPHKALGPRMEMLEKLGKLNIPTITGLTIGIGESRESWARAAAVVNALHERYHHILQFVLIPFHPARRSRMENYPPVADETFLDACREVRRVLAPSIHLSAEIEQRLPLVADLVREGITDLGEIRLGETDSIHVDLPATLEALRAELRPAGIRLRERSTLSNGILRKGILPRPVATAVERQRNYRPPIISQGHESSAIS, encoded by the coding sequence ATGAAGGTAGTCAGCTATGTGCCTACCTATCGCGTCGTGCTCACGCGCCGTTGTGCGTACGCATGCGGCTATTGTGATTTTACAAATCGACCTTCTCCGACCCCTCCATCCCTGAAGACATTGCGGGCCCAGCTTGGCCTCGCCCAGAAGCTCGGCGTTCGTCAGGTCACCCTCACAGCCGGCGAAGGCATTGCCGAGCTACCAGAAATCGTCAGTGTTTGCCGTTACTATGGCTATGCTTCGTGGGCCGAATATCTGAAAGCCGTCCTGCGCACAATCCTAAAGCATCCGAATGGCCGGCCCGTTATCCCCGTTCTCGAAGTGGGCAGCCTTCCTTTTGTCGAGCTTCAACAAATGCGCCAGTATCTGCCCGCCGTCCGCTTTCTCTTGCATGCGGCGGACGACGCGCTCCAGTACCGCGTTGCACACATGCACGCCCCCCACAAGGCCCTTGGGCCGCGCATGGAGATGCTTGAGAAATTGGGCAAACTCAATATCCCCACAATCACGGGGCTCACCATAGGCATTGGCGAATCCCGGGAGAGCTGGGCGAGGGCAGCCGCCGTAGTGAACGCCCTCCACGAGCGGTACCATCACATCCTCCAGTTTGTACTCATCCCCTTTCATCCCGCTCGCCGCAGCCGCATGGAAAACTATCCCCCTGTTGCGGATGAAACCTTCCTCGACGCATGTCGGGAAGTCCGCCGTGTTCTTGCCCCTTCCATTCACCTTTCCGCGGAAATCGAGCAGCGTTTGCCCTTGGTCGCCGACCTTGTGCGGGAGGGCATCACCGATCTCGGCGAAATCCGTTTGGGCGAAACCGATTCCATCCATGTTGATCTCCCCGCAACACTCGAGGCGCTGCGCGCCGAACTTCGCCCCGCCGGCATCCGCTTGCGCGAGCGCTCCACACTCTCGAATGGGATCCTGCGCAAAGGCATCCTCCCGCGGCCCGTCGCGACGGCTGTCGAACGCCAGCGGAACTATCGCCCCCCTATCATCTCGCAGGGCCACGAATCCTCGGCCATCTCATGA
- a CDS encoding Histidinol dehydrogenase codes for MVKRFRYPEERAALERAFARTETAGDEVERVVERIIRDVARQGDAALVRYAAKFDGVKLSTAELRVEPAVCKRAWENLPRELARAFELAARRIEAFHRRQLRKGYVVRSKGMTLEQRVRPLARVGVYVPGGRAVYPSTLLMNAVPAQVAGVGEIVVVTPPVREAPERFTPFAVAHLLGLSEHVYQVGGAQAIAALAFGTDTIPRVDKVVGPGNAYVAAAKRMLYGRIDIDSVAGESEVLIIADTSARPDFLAADLLAQAEHTGGETVVLVGIGEDFDFDAVERELRLQLAAAPRRQQARRSLTRRGFFVRVRTREEAVEVAEMKAPEHLEIMARRPEQLAEKISNVGAIFLGAYTPEAVGDYIAGPNHVLPTGGTARFFSPLGVDAFLKTSNVLRYEPEQLERDAPHVIAMAEAEGLFAHAESVRVRLVKRSK; via the coding sequence ATGGTGAAGCGATTTCGGTATCCAGAGGAGCGCGCTGCGCTGGAGCGGGCGTTTGCGCGCACGGAGACGGCTGGGGATGAGGTGGAGCGGGTGGTGGAGCGCATCATCCGTGATGTGGCGCGTCAGGGCGATGCGGCGCTTGTGCGGTACGCGGCGAAATTTGATGGCGTGAAGCTGAGCACCGCGGAGCTTCGGGTGGAGCCGGCGGTGTGCAAGCGCGCGTGGGAAAATTTGCCGCGGGAGCTGGCGCGTGCGTTTGAGCTCGCGGCAAGGCGCATCGAGGCGTTTCACCGGCGGCAGCTGCGCAAGGGTTACGTGGTGCGCTCCAAGGGGATGACACTGGAGCAGCGGGTGCGTCCGCTGGCGCGTGTGGGGGTGTATGTGCCGGGTGGGCGCGCGGTGTATCCTTCGACCCTTCTCATGAATGCGGTGCCCGCGCAGGTGGCGGGGGTGGGCGAGATCGTGGTGGTGACGCCGCCGGTGCGCGAGGCGCCGGAGCGTTTCACGCCATTTGCGGTGGCGCATCTGCTGGGTCTCAGCGAGCACGTGTATCAGGTGGGGGGAGCTCAGGCGATCGCGGCACTGGCTTTTGGTACGGATACGATTCCGCGCGTGGACAAGGTGGTGGGGCCGGGCAACGCCTACGTTGCGGCGGCAAAGCGGATGCTCTACGGGCGCATTGATATTGATTCGGTCGCGGGGGAGAGCGAGGTGCTTATCATTGCGGATACGAGCGCGCGACCGGACTTTCTGGCGGCGGATCTGTTGGCGCAGGCCGAGCATACGGGGGGCGAGACGGTGGTGCTCGTGGGCATTGGAGAGGATTTTGATTTCGATGCGGTGGAGCGTGAGCTGCGTTTGCAGTTGGCAGCGGCTCCGCGTCGCCAACAGGCTCGGCGGTCGCTGACGCGTCGTGGATTCTTCGTTCGGGTGCGAACGCGCGAGGAGGCCGTGGAAGTGGCGGAGATGAAGGCGCCGGAACACCTCGAGATCATGGCGCGGCGGCCGGAACAACTGGCGGAAAAGATTTCAAATGTGGGCGCGATTTTCCTCGGGGCCTATACCCCGGAGGCGGTGGGCGATTATATTGCTGGGCCAAACCACGTGTTGCCGACGGGCGGGACCGCACGCTTTTTCTCGCCGCTTGGCGTGGATGCGTTCCTCAAGACGAGTAACGTGCTGCGGTATGAGCCTGAGCAACTCGAGCGCGACGCGCCGCACGTGATCGCGATGGCGGAAGCGGAAGGGCTATTTGCCCACGCGGAGTCGGTGCGGGTGCGTTTGGTGAAGCGTTCAAAGTAA